A portion of the Halobacillus ihumii genome contains these proteins:
- the panB gene encoding 3-methyl-2-oxobutanoate hydroxymethyltransferase produces MLNKNSLFKMKQDQKKITMITAYDYPSAKIARSAGTDMILVGDSLGMVVLGYDSTIPVTLTDMIHHGKAVRKGAADTFVVVDMPFMSYHISLEESLKNGAKLFQETGAQALKLEGAGEILPVIRRLSEGGIPVVGHLGLTPQSVHVLGGYKVQGKDEKTAKKLIKEAKEIEQAGAMALVLECVPKQLAKRISEDLSIPTIGIGAGVDCDGQVLVYHDVLKYGVERLPKFVKPYLNSNDQMTDAVSQYVSEVRNGDFPEEQHSFTMDTALLPED; encoded by the coding sequence GTGCTTAATAAGAACAGCCTGTTTAAAATGAAACAGGACCAGAAAAAAATAACGATGATTACCGCCTATGATTACCCATCTGCTAAAATTGCTCGGTCAGCAGGAACGGATATGATACTGGTTGGTGACAGTCTGGGTATGGTTGTATTAGGATATGACTCTACCATTCCGGTTACGCTTACCGACATGATTCACCATGGCAAAGCGGTAAGAAAAGGGGCGGCAGACACATTTGTTGTGGTCGATATGCCATTTATGTCTTATCACATTTCTCTAGAAGAGTCTCTGAAAAATGGAGCAAAGCTATTTCAAGAAACGGGCGCACAAGCGTTGAAACTTGAAGGAGCTGGTGAAATATTACCGGTGATTCGACGGTTATCCGAAGGGGGGATCCCTGTAGTTGGACATTTAGGTCTGACTCCTCAATCTGTTCATGTTCTAGGAGGCTATAAAGTACAGGGAAAAGACGAAAAGACAGCTAAAAAGTTGATTAAGGAAGCTAAGGAAATCGAGCAAGCAGGAGCTATGGCACTTGTTTTAGAGTGTGTTCCAAAACAGCTTGCGAAACGTATTTCTGAGGATCTTTCTATTCCCACAATTGGGATTGGCGCAGGTGTGGACTGTGATGGACAAGTACTAGTCTACCATGATGTCCTGAAGTATGGTGTGGAGCGACTGCCTAAGTTTGTAAAACCATATCTAAACAGCAACGATCAGATGACTGATGCTGTAAGTCAATACGTATCAGAAGTGAGGAATGGGGATTTTCCTGAAGAGCAGCACAGCTTTACAATGGATACGGCTTTGCTTCCAGAAGACTAA
- a CDS encoding DUF5590 domain-containing protein produces MKMITKQQSSRYTAPSWLKWVLLIVGLLILLSGCLLTWMYVQIQSNHTEGYSEAKSLALSETKIANVSEVTSYNGERPIHIVRGKTESDEELAAFINLKNMKVLTTINTSNMVSSDQLKKELQANCSSCSFLDIQLAYEENSPAWELTYIDENQRYVLEYVKAENGEPIQRFAFRQPQT; encoded by the coding sequence ATGAAGATGATAACGAAACAGCAGTCTTCACGATATACCGCACCTAGCTGGCTGAAATGGGTTCTTTTAATCGTCGGTCTATTGATTTTACTTTCGGGATGTTTACTAACATGGATGTATGTACAAATCCAGAGCAATCACACTGAAGGATATAGTGAAGCTAAAAGTCTGGCTTTATCCGAGACGAAAATTGCTAATGTTTCAGAGGTAACGAGTTACAACGGCGAACGGCCAATCCATATCGTTCGCGGCAAAACTGAAAGTGATGAGGAATTGGCTGCCTTTATTAATCTTAAAAATATGAAGGTGCTTACAACAATCAATACCAGCAACATGGTCTCCTCTGATCAATTAAAAAAAGAGCTGCAGGCTAACTGTTCCAGTTGCTCATTTTTAGATATACAACTTGCCTATGAAGAGAATAGCCCAGCATGGGAACTTACTTATATCGATGAAAATCAAAGATATGTTTTAGAATATGTAAAGGCTGAGAACGGCGAGCCGATTCAAAGATTTGCATTTCGCCAGCCTCAAACTTAA
- a CDS encoding biotin--[acetyl-CoA-carboxylase] ligase: protein MESTRKQLIELLSEQQGHISGQSLSKRLQISRTAVWKHMKELERDGYEIEAVQRKGYKIVSFPNKVSENTLQWGLNTDWLGHNLHHYPEVASTQEVVHQLAKQGKPHGTVVIADQQVQGKGRMARNWDSPKGKGIWMSILLRPELLPYQAPQLTLLAATVLAEVIAGQPSITPYIKWPNDLLVNHKKVSGILTEMQAEQDQIQYVVLGIGMNVNQAEADIPEELQHKATSLRIESQQDWSIQETIQRILRQFERTYDQFIQNGFSEVKPKWEEYGYKIGEIVTVSTMRKSWQATLVGIEPDGALLARDETGNVEKLYSAEIHWGEGGYSA, encoded by the coding sequence ATGGAATCCACCCGTAAACAATTAATTGAACTGTTAAGTGAACAACAAGGACATATCTCTGGTCAATCTTTATCGAAACGCTTGCAAATTTCAAGAACAGCCGTTTGGAAACATATGAAAGAGCTAGAAAGGGATGGCTATGAAATTGAAGCGGTTCAAAGAAAGGGATACAAAATCGTTTCGTTCCCTAATAAAGTAAGTGAGAACACTCTTCAGTGGGGGTTGAATACAGATTGGCTCGGTCATAACCTTCATCATTATCCAGAAGTAGCTTCCACACAAGAAGTGGTTCATCAATTAGCCAAACAAGGAAAACCTCATGGAACGGTCGTTATAGCTGATCAGCAGGTTCAGGGCAAAGGAAGAATGGCTCGAAATTGGGATTCCCCCAAAGGAAAGGGTATTTGGATGAGTATTTTGTTACGTCCTGAATTGCTTCCTTATCAAGCCCCTCAGCTTACTTTACTGGCTGCCACAGTTTTAGCCGAGGTTATTGCTGGTCAGCCCTCAATAACTCCCTATATTAAGTGGCCGAACGACTTATTAGTTAATCATAAAAAGGTCTCAGGAATCTTAACAGAAATGCAGGCTGAACAGGACCAAATTCAGTATGTAGTTTTAGGTATCGGAATGAATGTGAATCAAGCAGAAGCAGATATTCCGGAAGAATTACAGCATAAAGCTACCTCTCTTCGGATAGAGTCACAACAAGATTGGTCCATTCAGGAAACAATTCAACGTATATTACGCCAGTTTGAACGTACATATGATCAGTTTATACAAAATGGATTTTCTGAAGTGAAACCGAAGTGGGAAGAATACGGCTACAAAATTGGCGAAATAGTGACCGTCTCTACCATGAGGAAATCATGGCAGGCTACCCTCGTTGGGATTGAACCTGATGGAGCCTTGCTGGCACGGGATGAAACAGGAAATGTTGAAAAACTGTATTCTGCAGAAATTCATTGGGGAGAGGGTGGATATAGTGCTTAA
- the bshA gene encoding N-acetyl-alpha-D-glucosaminyl L-malate synthase BshA gives MSKIGITCYPTVGGSGVIATELGKILAERGHEIHFITSQVPFRLNRVYPNIYYHEVEVSSYPVFQHPPYDLALANKMAEVINREKLDILHVHYAMPHAVLAILAKQMADHDVKIVTTLHGTDITVLAIDSSLKQMIKFGIEQSDRVTAVSKSLVKQTQEMLKTEKTMDVIYNFVDEREYYRRPNDELKAQYHIDRDEKVIIHISNFRKVKRVPDVIQTFAQIQKNIPSKLILVGDGPEYAACYQLVEELGIADQVLFLGKQENVSELLSISDLKLLLSEKESFGLVLLEAMACGVPCIGTNIGGIPEVINHGETGFITELGNTEQVVYFAEKILGDSAMHDHFSEQAKQFVRDKFASTAIVEQYEALYRQVLHDVQ, from the coding sequence ATGTCGAAAATAGGAATAACCTGCTATCCCACTGTCGGGGGATCAGGGGTAATTGCAACCGAATTAGGGAAAATATTAGCTGAAAGAGGACATGAAATCCACTTTATTACATCACAAGTCCCATTTCGGTTAAATCGAGTCTATCCAAACATTTATTACCATGAAGTAGAGGTGAGCAGCTATCCCGTTTTTCAGCATCCTCCCTATGATTTAGCGCTGGCTAATAAAATGGCAGAGGTTATTAATCGTGAAAAACTCGATATTCTGCATGTCCATTATGCAATGCCTCATGCTGTATTAGCGATTCTTGCCAAGCAAATGGCTGATCATGATGTTAAAATTGTTACGACTCTGCACGGCACAGATATTACAGTATTGGCAATTGATTCGAGTTTAAAACAGATGATTAAATTCGGAATTGAACAATCTGATCGTGTTACGGCTGTATCGAAAAGTTTAGTAAAACAAACTCAAGAAATGCTAAAAACGGAAAAGACAATGGACGTCATCTATAACTTTGTGGACGAACGAGAATATTACAGGCGGCCTAATGATGAACTCAAGGCCCAATATCATATCGATAGGGATGAAAAAGTGATCATCCATATTTCTAATTTCAGGAAAGTAAAGCGGGTTCCTGACGTCATACAGACATTTGCTCAAATTCAAAAAAATATCCCATCTAAACTTATCCTCGTCGGTGACGGTCCAGAGTATGCTGCTTGTTATCAACTAGTAGAAGAATTAGGAATAGCAGATCAAGTACTTTTCCTTGGTAAACAGGAAAATGTAAGTGAATTGCTTTCCATTTCTGATTTAAAGCTACTGTTATCAGAAAAAGAAAGCTTTGGCCTCGTATTATTAGAAGCCATGGCGTGCGGTGTCCCATGTATTGGGACAAATATCGGTGGAATACCTGAAGTTATCAATCATGGGGAAACTGGATTTATTACAGAGCTAGGAAATACGGAACAAGTTGTTTATTTTGCAGAAAAAATATTAGGGGACTCTGCTATGCATGATCACTTTTCAGAACAGGCGAAGCAATTTGTAAGAGATAAGTTTGCTTCAACTGCCATCGTTGAACAATATGAAGCGCTCTATCGTCAGGTGTTACATGATGTACAATGA
- a CDS encoding YpmA family protein, producing the protein MENKIETLSTVRIQKSDDLYKVVDTLNRTLKEQNLMFGLALDEDDNETAVFTIYRT; encoded by the coding sequence ATGGAAAACAAGATCGAAACCCTTTCAACTGTAAGGATTCAGAAATCAGACGATCTGTATAAGGTTGTTGATACACTTAACCGTACACTGAAAGAACAAAATTTAATGTTTGGACTCGCTCTAGATGAAGATGATAACGAAACAGCAGTCTTCACGATATACCGCACCTAG
- a CDS encoding CCA tRNA nucleotidyltransferase — translation MMYNDPLFQSAFSLITQLHHKGYEGHIVGGAVRDLVLGRSVGDIDIATSALPHQVTQVFDHVIPIGVEHGTVLVRYQSQSFEVTTYRTEQGYTDFRHPDQVSFVQSIKEDLSRRDFTINAMAMDLKGEIIDPYGGKEDLTNQRIRAVGNAQTRFSEDPLRMMRALRFASQLQFEVDSEVSTAIESQVAKLGHIAIERVAVEFAKLTAGDDFRKGLQLCSQLGVHSQLPIFSKKPHLQEIIPEDRLDGFAVLIAYYYEQDNSVDILQWVKNWKQSNKVKRDSFSLHYALREFQQKNEVTHWLVYQLPNPLIPSFAKLLRALGYQIEEQLLFNISAELPIQSRNDLAFGAQDFIQLWPQRQKGPWIKSGIEKIEYAVVNKQLPNQYEQIKEWVDQWNPPVNN, via the coding sequence ATGATGTACAATGATCCGCTTTTTCAATCGGCCTTTAGCTTAATAACACAACTTCACCACAAAGGGTATGAAGGTCACATAGTGGGAGGGGCCGTACGTGACCTTGTTTTAGGCCGATCAGTCGGTGATATTGATATAGCTACGTCAGCTCTCCCGCATCAGGTAACCCAGGTTTTTGATCATGTTATTCCGATTGGGGTAGAACACGGAACAGTACTCGTCCGCTACCAATCACAATCCTTTGAAGTGACAACGTATCGAACAGAGCAAGGCTATACCGATTTCAGGCATCCTGACCAAGTGTCATTTGTACAATCGATAAAGGAAGATTTGTCAAGACGGGATTTCACGATTAACGCTATGGCTATGGATCTTAAAGGGGAAATCATTGATCCTTACGGTGGAAAAGAGGATCTAACAAATCAGCGTATTCGGGCAGTGGGGAACGCTCAGACCCGTTTCAGTGAAGATCCTTTACGAATGATGCGGGCCTTGAGATTCGCAAGTCAGCTTCAGTTTGAGGTCGATTCAGAAGTAAGTACAGCTATAGAAAGTCAAGTAGCTAAACTTGGCCATATTGCTATAGAACGGGTAGCAGTTGAATTTGCTAAACTGACAGCAGGGGATGACTTTCGAAAAGGTCTGCAATTATGTAGTCAACTTGGTGTGCACTCGCAACTTCCCATTTTTTCTAAAAAGCCACACTTACAAGAAATTATACCGGAAGATCGCTTAGACGGATTCGCTGTATTGATCGCTTATTATTATGAACAAGACAATTCGGTAGATATTCTTCAGTGGGTGAAAAATTGGAAACAGTCCAATAAAGTCAAAAGGGATTCCTTTTCATTGCACTATGCGTTACGTGAGTTTCAACAAAAGAATGAAGTTACTCATTGGCTCGTTTATCAATTGCCAAATCCCCTGATCCCCTCATTCGCCAAGCTGTTAAGAGCATTGGGATATCAGATTGAAGAACAACTTCTTTTTAATATCTCAGCTGAACTTCCGATCCAGTCACGGAACGATTTGGCATTTGGAGCTCAGGACTTTATCCAGTTATGGCCTCAAAGGCAAAAAGGACCTTGGATTAAATCAGGTATTGAAAAAATAGAATATGCTGTAGTAAATAAACAATTGCCAAACCAATATGAACAAATAAAGGAGTGGGTCGATCAATGGAATCCACCCGTAAACAATTAA
- the dinG gene encoding ATP-dependent DNA helicase DinG: MSTFAIVDLETTGNALSKQDRMIEIGIVIMKEGKTVKEFSSLIFPEREIPPFITSLTGIKDEDLIHAPLFSEIAEDVYHLLKDCYIVAHNIEFDLSFLNEEFKRCGFSALHNKLIDTVELSRIFLPESPSFKLGQLAQLLHIGHDNPHRALSDAAVTADLLTILLTELEGLPERTLVHLLRLSDNLKSDMRSLIENAIEKNRYNHQVVDKFDIHYGIPIKKRRLNSKVTRDQQPPFSEWLHHAYEGKEGLQQIISRFETRDGQKQMSEAVYKAFKEKKHALIEAGAGIGKSLAYLLSAVHYAISHKERVMISTHTTSLQNQLLEEEIPRLEALVGRPLEAVLYKGKSHYISLLHFSYELERSYHDNYDISLTKSMILVWLTHTSTGDIDEIQLPSSGQQFWHKISSEASKNTKSVKQDPSSYWQWAEEKAAQADIIITNHSLLCLELISHEKKLPDFERLLVDEAHHLESVASRYFGIRLNYKELQRQLTQFNELFHPAVFKSLNVDVKKQLDHCSHYVEAAKEELNHLSRYLFRKVKSVRNNKQSKSDVGRVQYLLKESNDDKFVYTSYEMTNRFLAPIHSIKRETAALIEVLESIVTSDHNEEVQVLRQRLINHAEMCSTIIHQLESFFDLGGDKVKWIEIDVDGASNSIYLYSEPLDVADQLNEKLYATKKSVVLTSATLTTNGSFNYMKRLLGLETRDDLHELSIPSPYNYEQHVRLMVPNDFPSIKTETEEFIYSISEAIYSIAQVTNGRMLVLFTSYEMLKKTYYLLKEVAAPEEFMIFAQGISSGSRDRLKKNFQTFDQAILLGTSSFWEGVDIPGDDLSCLVIARLPFDPPDQPAQIMRDSRLKSKGLNPFMEQSLPHAILRFKQGFGRLIRSTTDRGIVFVCDQRLIEAKYGKYFISSIPEIPLTYQSTSKLVQDMEKWL, from the coding sequence TTGTCTACCTTTGCTATAGTTGATTTGGAGACCACTGGTAATGCATTATCAAAGCAGGATCGAATGATTGAAATTGGTATCGTAATTATGAAAGAGGGAAAGACGGTCAAAGAATTTTCCAGCCTGATCTTTCCGGAACGCGAGATTCCTCCATTTATTACATCCTTAACAGGAATTAAAGATGAAGACCTAATCCATGCTCCGTTGTTCTCGGAAATTGCTGAGGACGTATATCATTTATTGAAGGACTGCTATATTGTTGCCCATAATATTGAATTCGATCTAAGTTTTCTTAATGAGGAATTCAAGCGGTGCGGTTTTTCTGCTTTACATAATAAATTAATAGATACAGTTGAACTTTCCCGCATTTTTCTGCCCGAATCACCAAGTTTTAAATTAGGACAACTGGCGCAGCTTTTGCATATAGGGCACGATAATCCACACCGTGCATTATCTGATGCTGCAGTAACAGCTGATTTGCTCACGATATTATTAACTGAATTAGAGGGATTACCTGAACGGACACTGGTGCATCTGTTAAGATTGTCAGATAATCTCAAGAGTGATATGAGATCCTTAATCGAAAATGCTATTGAGAAAAACAGATACAATCATCAAGTTGTAGACAAATTTGATATTCACTATGGGATTCCAATTAAAAAAAGACGGTTGAATTCCAAAGTTACTCGAGATCAGCAGCCTCCGTTTAGTGAATGGCTTCATCATGCATATGAAGGTAAAGAAGGTTTACAGCAAATTATAAGCCGCTTTGAAACGAGAGATGGGCAAAAGCAAATGTCAGAAGCCGTGTATAAGGCTTTTAAGGAGAAGAAGCATGCCTTGATAGAAGCTGGGGCTGGAATCGGAAAGTCTCTTGCCTACCTGTTGTCTGCCGTACATTATGCAATCAGTCATAAAGAGAGAGTTATGATTTCTACTCACACCACTTCCCTACAGAATCAGTTGTTAGAAGAAGAAATTCCGCGTCTGGAAGCATTAGTAGGGCGGCCGCTTGAAGCAGTCTTATATAAAGGAAAAAGTCATTATATTAGTTTGCTGCATTTCAGTTATGAGTTAGAAAGATCTTATCATGATAATTATGATATTTCCTTAACAAAATCTATGATTTTAGTATGGTTAACCCATACGAGTACTGGGGACATTGATGAAATTCAACTGCCTTCAAGCGGTCAGCAATTTTGGCATAAAATTTCCTCGGAAGCGTCAAAAAACACGAAATCTGTAAAACAAGACCCTTCCTCTTATTGGCAGTGGGCAGAGGAAAAGGCTGCACAGGCTGACATAATCATTACTAATCATTCTCTGCTTTGCTTAGAACTGATTAGTCATGAAAAGAAACTTCCTGATTTTGAGCGGCTGTTAGTTGATGAGGCCCATCATTTAGAGTCTGTTGCCAGTCGTTACTTTGGTATTCGCTTGAACTACAAAGAGCTGCAGCGGCAGTTAACCCAATTTAATGAATTGTTTCACCCTGCAGTATTCAAATCACTCAATGTAGATGTGAAGAAACAACTCGACCACTGCAGTCATTACGTAGAAGCAGCAAAAGAAGAGTTAAACCATTTATCGAGATATCTCTTTCGAAAGGTAAAATCTGTTCGTAATAACAAGCAATCGAAAAGTGATGTTGGCCGCGTTCAATATCTACTTAAAGAATCCAATGACGATAAGTTTGTTTACACTAGTTACGAAATGACCAATAGGTTTCTCGCACCTATTCACTCCATTAAAAGAGAGACAGCTGCTTTAATAGAGGTCCTCGAATCAATAGTTACGAGTGACCATAATGAAGAAGTACAGGTGTTAAGGCAGAGGCTGATTAATCATGCAGAGATGTGTTCAACCATTATTCACCAATTAGAAAGCTTTTTCGATCTCGGCGGGGATAAGGTGAAATGGATTGAAATTGATGTTGATGGGGCGTCTAACTCAATTTATTTATATAGTGAGCCTTTAGACGTAGCTGACCAATTAAATGAAAAATTATATGCAACAAAAAAGAGTGTAGTCTTAACGAGTGCTACCTTGACCACGAACGGGTCGTTCAATTATATGAAGCGGCTTTTAGGATTAGAAACGAGGGATGACCTGCATGAACTATCTATCCCATCCCCATATAATTATGAACAGCATGTAAGGCTTATGGTTCCAAATGACTTTCCTAGTATTAAGACAGAGACAGAAGAATTCATCTATTCTATAAGCGAAGCGATTTATTCAATAGCTCAAGTCACAAACGGCCGCATGCTTGTTTTATTCACGTCTTATGAGATGTTGAAAAAAACCTATTACTTACTCAAGGAGGTAGCGGCTCCTGAGGAATTTATGATATTTGCTCAAGGAATCTCGAGTGGCAGCAGAGATCGTCTGAAAAAGAACTTCCAAACTTTTGACCAGGCGATTTTATTAGGGACCAGCTCTTTTTGGGAAGGAGTCGACATTCCCGGTGATGATCTATCATGTTTAGTAATCGCCCGTCTGCCTTTTGACCCTCCTGATCAGCCAGCTCAGATCATGCGGGATAGCAGACTGAAGAGCAAGGGCCTTAACCCATTTATGGAACAGTCTCTTCCTCACGCAATATTAAGATTTAAACAAGGGTTTGGACGATTGATTCGCTCGACTACCGACCGCGGAATAGTTTTTGTATGTGACCAGCGATTAATTGAAGCTAAATACGGAAAATATTTTATTTCCTCGATTCCCGAAATTCCGCTGACTTATCAATCGACATCTAAGTTAGTTCAGGATATGGAAAAGTGGTTATGA
- the mgsA gene encoding methylglyoxal synthase — MNVALIAHDEKKQEIIQFATAYKHILRKHQLFATGTTGKRISEASGLDVYRFQSGPIGGDQQIGAKIAQEEIDMVIFFRDPLTAQPHEPDVSALLRICDVHRVPLATNLASAEIFIRGLDRGDFHWRDIVKEKFGKKDQV, encoded by the coding sequence ATGAATGTAGCATTAATTGCGCATGATGAGAAAAAACAAGAAATCATCCAATTTGCCACAGCGTACAAGCATATTTTACGGAAACATCAATTATTTGCCACTGGTACAACCGGAAAAAGAATTTCTGAAGCATCAGGCTTAGATGTTTATAGGTTTCAATCTGGCCCCATTGGAGGCGACCAGCAAATAGGTGCAAAAATTGCGCAGGAAGAAATTGATATGGTTATTTTCTTTCGAGATCCTCTAACGGCTCAACCCCATGAACCGGATGTGAGTGCATTGCTGCGTATTTGTGATGTACATCGTGTTCCATTGGCTACTAATTTAGCCAGTGCTGAAATTTTCATTAGGGGTTTGGACCGTGGGGATTTTCACTGGCGAGACATTGTTAAAGAGAAGTTTGGAAAGAAAGATCAGGTGTAG
- a CDS encoding pyridoxal phosphate-dependent aminotransferase has product MELAKRVQTLTPSSTLAITAKAKELKSEGHDVIGLGAGEPDFNTPHHIIAAAADAMEEGLTKYTPSGGIPDLKKAILSKMKDDHNLNYSTDEVIVTTGAKHALFTLFQVLLNKGDEVIVPAPYWVSYPEQIKLAEGTPVIVKAKEENQFKITPQQLEESITKQTKAVIINSPSNPTGMIYSEDELRAIGEVCVKHDILIVSDEIYEKLIYSDDQHVSMAQLSDELFKQTIIINGVSKSHSMTGWRIGYALGQAKIIKAMTNMASHSTSNPTSISQYAALAAYKGSNEEVKKMRQAFHERLDALHTWLLEIPGVSCEKPKGAFYLFPNVIETAKKCGFNTVDEWVTTLLEEEKVALVPGSGFGSPENVRLSYATSIDQLEEAAKRLKRFVEKNQSDS; this is encoded by the coding sequence ATGGAATTAGCTAAGCGCGTACAAACACTTACACCATCATCTACATTGGCGATAACTGCTAAAGCAAAAGAACTAAAGTCAGAAGGACATGATGTGATAGGCCTCGGAGCAGGGGAACCGGATTTTAATACCCCTCATCATATTATTGCTGCAGCAGCAGACGCTATGGAAGAAGGTTTGACGAAATACACACCTTCAGGAGGAATCCCCGATTTAAAAAAGGCCATTTTGTCAAAGATGAAAGATGATCATAATCTGAATTATTCCACCGATGAGGTCATTGTGACCACAGGTGCAAAACATGCCTTATTTACTTTGTTTCAAGTATTGTTGAATAAGGGAGATGAGGTCATTGTTCCGGCCCCTTATTGGGTAAGTTATCCTGAGCAGATCAAACTGGCAGAAGGCACCCCTGTTATCGTTAAAGCAAAAGAGGAAAATCAGTTCAAAATTACACCTCAACAGCTTGAGGAATCGATTACTAAACAAACAAAAGCTGTTATCATCAATTCCCCTAGTAATCCGACTGGTATGATTTATTCAGAGGATGAACTTCGAGCGATTGGTGAAGTGTGTGTGAAGCATGACATTTTAATTGTTTCCGATGAAATTTACGAAAAACTGATTTATTCTGACGATCAACATGTGTCTATGGCACAGTTATCAGATGAATTATTTAAACAAACAATTATTATAAACGGTGTATCAAAATCCCATTCTATGACGGGCTGGAGAATCGGCTATGCTTTGGGACAGGCTAAGATCATTAAGGCTATGACAAATATGGCTTCCCATTCGACATCTAATCCTACCTCAATCTCCCAATATGCAGCCTTAGCAGCTTACAAAGGCTCAAACGAAGAGGTGAAAAAGATGCGTCAGGCCTTCCATGAAAGATTGGATGCTTTACATACCTGGCTGCTAGAAATACCAGGTGTATCATGCGAGAAGCCAAAAGGCGCTTTCTATTTGTTCCCTAACGTAATAGAAACTGCAAAAAAGTGCGGTTTTAATACGGTAGATGAATGGGTAACCACGTTGCTCGAAGAAGAAAAGGTGGCTCTTGTACCTGGATCTGGTTTTGGATCACCGGAGAATGT
- the panD gene encoding aspartate 1-decarboxylase, translating into MYRTMMRAKIHRARVTEANLNYVGSITIDKDLLDSVGILPHEKVQIVNNNNGARLETYVIAGERGSGVVCLNGAAARLVQPDDIVIIVSYAMLSEEELADFKPKIAIMGEGNELLELLEEEPPLTAMPL; encoded by the coding sequence ATGTATCGCACTATGATGAGAGCTAAGATCCATCGTGCACGGGTCACAGAAGCAAACTTGAACTATGTAGGCAGTATAACCATTGATAAAGACCTATTAGACAGTGTGGGAATTCTTCCACATGAGAAAGTTCAAATCGTAAATAATAATAATGGTGCACGACTAGAAACATATGTTATTGCCGGTGAAAGAGGTAGTGGCGTTGTTTGCCTGAATGGGGCAGCAGCACGGTTAGTTCAGCCGGATGATATCGTTATTATTGTCTCCTATGCCATGTTGAGTGAAGAGGAATTAGCAGATTTTAAACCTAAGATCGCGATTATGGGCGAAGGTAATGAATTGCTTGAACTTTTAGAAGAGGAGCCTCCGCTTACAGCAATGCCTCTGTAG
- the panC gene encoding pantoate--beta-alanine ligase, whose translation MKITTNIKELQQRTSEWIAQGKKIGFVPTMGFLHEGHEALLKKARLENDLVVLSIFVNPLQFGANEDLDSYPRDQKHDKEIAEKHGVDVIFLPDEQTMYPNPLSINLTVVRRTDVLCGRSRPGHFDGVATVLTKLFNIVRPSRVYFGLKDAQQIAVVDALLEDLNFPIELIAVPTVREEDGLAKSSRNVNLLDQERKEAPYVQQALQCGRQHVENGETNPEKVIEKVRQFLEKKTHGKIDYIELLSYPMLQRVETIDQQVILATAVYFQNARLIDNVIFNEYGIKTLG comes from the coding sequence ATGAAGATCACCACAAATATTAAAGAATTGCAGCAGAGAACAAGTGAATGGATTGCACAAGGGAAAAAAATAGGCTTTGTACCTACTATGGGCTTTCTACATGAAGGCCACGAGGCACTCTTAAAGAAAGCACGATTGGAGAACGATCTCGTCGTATTAAGTATATTTGTCAATCCGCTCCAGTTTGGTGCGAATGAAGATTTAGACTCTTATCCTCGCGATCAGAAGCATGACAAAGAAATAGCTGAGAAACATGGGGTCGACGTTATTTTTCTTCCAGATGAGCAGACGATGTACCCAAATCCGCTCTCCATAAACTTAACTGTGGTTAGAAGAACAGATGTGTTATGCGGGAGAAGCCGTCCTGGACATTTTGATGGAGTAGCGACCGTATTGACGAAATTATTTAATATCGTTCGTCCTTCTAGGGTTTATTTTGGATTGAAGGATGCCCAGCAGATCGCTGTTGTAGATGCATTACTCGAAGATTTAAATTTCCCCATCGAACTGATAGCTGTTCCCACGGTACGGGAAGAAGATGGGTTAGCGAAAAGCAGTCGGAATGTGAATCTGCTTGATCAGGAAAGAAAAGAAGCTCCTTATGTTCAACAAGCATTGCAATGTGGAAGACAACATGTAGAGAATGGGGAGACTAATCCAGAGAAAGTGATCGAAAAAGTTCGACAGTTTCTTGAAAAGAAAACTCATGGTAAAATAGACTATATTGAATTATTATCCTATCCGATGTTACAGAGAGTCGAAACGATAGATCAACAAGTGATTCTTGCTACAGCGGTATATTTTCAAAACGCAAGACTCATCGACAACGTAATCTTTAATGAGTATGGGATTAAGACGTTAGGGTAA